One Glycine soja cultivar W05 chromosome 2, ASM419377v2, whole genome shotgun sequence genomic region harbors:
- the LOC114396799 gene encoding uncharacterized protein At5g39865-like, translating into MWRPWGKSTVRIHSASSSPSSTFSCSSFKDIQTLCLDEPPQQNQHHQQLPSPSPTRKPSVFHRVRLANSLLRTWSTHLHPQPQPPKLPEPPESEPDVVVSKPEPQQPAIYYFPGAEQRVVVYYTSLRVVRPTFEACKSVLSILRGFLVQIDERDVSMDSGFTAELNRIMGRPVPGPGPSLPRVFIAGRYVGGAEEVRQLNEVGELKKILMDLPAVDPTTECHVCAGHRFVLCDECNGSRKVYAEKTGFKTCNACNENGLVKCPSCFPSSTSLPKFNNEIQN; encoded by the coding sequence ATGTGGCGACCGTGGGGCAAATCAACTGTTCGAATTCACAGCGCGTCTTCATCACCCTCTTCCACATTCTCTTGTTCTTCCTTCAAAGACATTCAAACCCTTTGCCTCGACGAACCCCCACAACAAAACCAGCATCATCAACAATTACCCTCTCCTTCCCCCACAAGAAAACCCTCCGTTTTCCACCGAGTCCGACTCGCCAACTCGCTCCTCCGAACCTGGTCAACTCACCTCCACCCCCAACCCCAACCTCCCAAACTCCCCGAACCCCCCGAATCCGAACCTGATGTTGTCGTCTCGAAACCCGAACCACAACAACCTGCGATTTATTATTTCCCGGGCGCGGAACAGCGCGTGGTGGTGTACTACACGAGCCTGCGCGTGGTGAGGCCCACGTTCGAGGCGTGCAAGAGCGTGCTCTCCATTCTACGCGGCTTCCTCGTCCAAATCGACGAGCGTGACGTGTCCATGGACTCGGGCTTCACCGCCGAACTCAACCGAATCATGGGCCGGCCCGTGCCCGGCCCTGGCCCATCATTGCCGCGCGTGTTCATCGCTGGCAGGTACGTCGGTGGGGCCGAGGAGGTTCGACAGCTCAATGAGGTTGGCGAGCTCAAGAAGATCCTCATGGACCTGCCCGCAGTGGATCCCACCACCGAGTGCCACGTGTGCGCGGGTCACAGGTTCGTTCTGTGCGACGAGTGTAACGGTAGTAGGAAGGTCTACGCCGAGAAGACCGGCTTCAAAACGTGTAACGCGTGCAACGAAAACGGTCTCGTTAAGTGCCCTTCTTGTTTTCCTTCTTCTACTTCTCTACCCAAATTTAACAATGAAATCCAAAATTGA